The proteins below come from a single Puniceicoccaceae bacterium genomic window:
- a CDS encoding gamma-glutamylcyclotransferase family protein translates to MNAPALSDCTRLFVYGTLKRNHCHAQHQHLVRHARFLGTGITRGHLYRIDWYPALVDANDAKAWVTGEIYDMLDAHSLLCALDEFEGFDLYHPENSEYRRVVREVHTQDGKRIWCQLYLYQRSVDPALRIASGTF, encoded by the coding sequence ATGAACGCACCGGCTCTCTCCGATTGCACCCGACTCTTTGTCTATGGCACCCTGAAGCGAAACCATTGTCATGCCCAACATCAGCATCTCGTACGCCATGCCCGTTTCCTCGGAACCGGGATCACGCGCGGTCACCTCTACCGCATAGACTGGTATCCCGCGCTTGTGGATGCAAATGATGCAAAGGCGTGGGTGACAGGAGAAATCTATGACATGCTCGATGCCCACAGCCTGTTATGCGCTCTCGACGAGTTTGAGGGCTTTGACTTATACCACCCCGAAAACAGCGAATACCGGCGAGTCGTGAGGGAAGTACACACCCAGGACGGCAAAAGGATCTGGTGCCAGCTCTACCTCTATCAGCGAAGTGTCGATCCGGCACTTCGCATCGCATCGGGCACATTTTGA
- a CDS encoding methyl-accepting chemotaxis protein, giving the protein MNALKNLKIRDKLIVCFSINVGFMVILGIISYVSVNRIQNNLDDIFAVRLPAVTFLLEADRDLHQSLIAERTLLFTDPESTEVGELVTAFEENKQQSRDRYESYANLITNDNERVLVPQFRKAYSEWEQSAEQVVKLASSPKSEARDEAIVASVGAVNEKFDHMRGYIDRATQLNLSDAEGAFESALLTFKVTIAMLIIAIAISIAVSVFLAWFVARLITKPLSAAVKGLKDVAQGEGDLTKRLESGGKDEVGELTHWFNAFIANLQAIIQKVAENTQATSQASDHLLELAKSTTGNASDLALRSTSVSASSEELSSSIATIASAIEQYSTNINVVATAAEEMNSSVLEISRNTSKANEMTSESVTEANITTEKMKLLEQAANEITKVTEVINAISAQTNLLALNATIEAASAGEAGKGFAVVANEIKELARQTSDATNEIQNQIDSIQSSSQSTLSQINKITEIIRDVDSVVTTIAAAVEEQSVTTQEISGNITQASDGIGEVARNVSAGAESSNAISDEIQEVDKLVGSVNQMSRDLNTSATQLQSSSRELLTLVGRFKIA; this is encoded by the coding sequence ATGAATGCTTTAAAGAATCTGAAAATCCGCGACAAACTCATTGTATGCTTTAGTATCAATGTGGGTTTCATGGTGATCCTCGGGATCATCAGCTATGTGAGCGTCAACCGTATTCAAAACAATCTCGACGACATTTTTGCGGTTCGACTGCCAGCAGTGACCTTTCTACTCGAAGCCGACCGCGATCTTCACCAGTCCCTTATCGCGGAACGAACACTGTTGTTTACAGATCCAGAATCTACCGAGGTGGGTGAGCTTGTGACTGCCTTCGAGGAGAACAAACAACAAAGCCGTGATCGGTATGAAAGTTATGCGAATTTGATTACCAACGATAATGAGCGCGTGCTCGTTCCCCAGTTTCGCAAGGCCTACTCAGAGTGGGAGCAATCCGCAGAACAGGTAGTGAAACTGGCCTCCAGTCCGAAGAGCGAAGCGCGGGACGAAGCCATCGTAGCTTCGGTTGGAGCGGTGAATGAAAAGTTTGATCACATGCGCGGATATATTGATCGCGCTACCCAATTGAACCTCAGTGATGCGGAAGGTGCCTTCGAGAGTGCCCTGTTAACGTTTAAGGTAACGATCGCCATGTTGATCATCGCGATTGCGATCAGCATCGCCGTGTCGGTCTTTCTCGCATGGTTTGTGGCCCGCCTGATCACAAAACCACTGTCTGCTGCCGTTAAGGGACTCAAAGATGTGGCGCAGGGAGAAGGGGATCTGACCAAGCGTCTGGAAAGTGGTGGCAAGGATGAAGTGGGAGAGCTGACCCATTGGTTCAATGCTTTCATTGCCAACCTGCAGGCGATCATTCAGAAGGTGGCGGAAAACACACAAGCGACTTCGCAGGCATCGGATCATTTGCTTGAGCTTGCGAAGTCAACGACAGGCAATGCTTCGGATCTCGCATTGCGCTCTACGTCAGTCTCAGCATCGTCGGAGGAGCTGAGTTCAAGCATTGCGACCATCGCCAGTGCGATTGAGCAGTATTCCACCAACATCAATGTGGTGGCCACCGCTGCAGAAGAAATGAATTCGAGTGTGCTCGAAATTTCGCGCAACACCTCAAAGGCCAATGAGATGACATCCGAATCCGTCACCGAAGCCAACATCACGACGGAAAAGATGAAACTCCTGGAGCAGGCGGCCAATGAGATCACCAAGGTCACCGAAGTCATCAATGCCATTTCGGCGCAAACCAACTTGCTCGCACTCAATGCGACCATCGAAGCGGCCAGTGCCGGTGAAGCGGGGAAGGGATTTGCTGTGGTTGCCAACGAGATCAAGGAATTGGCACGACAGACTTCGGACGCGACCAACGAGATTCAGAATCAGATCGACAGCATCCAGAGTTCGAGTCAGAGCACGCTGAGCCAGATCAACAAGATCACCGAGATCATTCGCGATGTGGATTCGGTGGTGACCACGATCGCTGCAGCTGTCGAGGAACAATCGGTCACTACGCAGGAGATCAGTGGCAACATCACCCAGGCGTCGGATGGCATCGGTGAAGTTGCTCGCAATGTCAGTGCGGGTGCGGAGTCCAGCAATGCGATTTCCGACGAGATTCAGGAAGTGGACAAACTGGTGGGCAGTGTGAACCAGATGAGTCGGGATCTCAACACCAGTGCGACTCAGTTGCAGTCCTCTTCGCGCGAACTTCTCACACTGGTCGGACGGTTCAAGATTGCCTGA
- a CDS encoding HDOD domain-containing protein — MPLDENLIQDRIRSCPRLGSLRRINSTFQDLANADQDYTGQIAEIIRRDPSLTSRLLQMVNSVFYGLREKVSSVEDAVFYLGTKQIREMALATPVLEDMQRFAEHSSNVDWTQFWQQSIGCAIMTRELLSYSDVRSQGDSDYISGLIYGVGYLVAVAAFPNQMHEVFAANPDSESGMEALLIEHIGWTQSQIGGFYLESNNIPEAIRMPVRFQNEPELAEEHAKSAAALYLAKRMIGELQQQRSDSSASGPEEDASVPFPNRSKFRIPMPDAPSWDVCPEFHLLIDAQSQDHLSTAGSLRYTLGQLPGVLKGLV, encoded by the coding sequence ATGCCACTCGACGAAAATCTCATTCAGGACCGCATCCGCTCCTGCCCGCGGCTCGGGTCACTTCGTCGCATCAATTCCACCTTTCAGGACCTTGCCAATGCGGATCAGGACTATACGGGCCAGATCGCTGAAATCATCCGGCGCGACCCTTCCCTGACCTCTCGACTGCTGCAGATGGTCAATTCCGTTTTTTACGGATTGAGGGAAAAAGTCAGTAGCGTCGAAGATGCGGTTTTCTACCTGGGAACCAAACAAATTCGGGAAATGGCCCTGGCGACTCCGGTGCTCGAAGACATGCAGCGCTTTGCGGAACACTCCTCCAATGTCGACTGGACGCAATTCTGGCAACAGAGCATCGGGTGCGCGATCATGACCCGGGAGTTGTTGAGCTACTCCGATGTGCGAAGCCAGGGCGACTCCGACTACATCTCTGGCCTCATCTATGGTGTTGGCTACCTGGTGGCTGTGGCTGCCTTTCCTAATCAAATGCATGAGGTCTTCGCAGCAAACCCCGACTCCGAGTCGGGGATGGAAGCCCTGCTCATCGAACACATCGGATGGACACAGAGTCAGATTGGCGGATTTTATCTCGAGTCCAACAACATTCCGGAAGCCATTCGCATGCCTGTTCGCTTCCAGAACGAACCCGAGCTTGCTGAAGAGCACGCCAAGTCTGCAGCTGCCCTCTACCTTGCCAAACGCATGATCGGAGAATTGCAGCAACAACGCAGCGACTCCAGTGCATCTGGCCCGGAAGAAGACGCATCTGTTCCTTTCCCAAATCGCTCAAAATTCCGCATCCCCATGCCCGATGCACCTTCCTGGGATGTCTGTCCAGAATTTCATTTGCTGATCGATGCCCAATCCCAGGACCACCTCTCCACCGCAGGGTCGCTGCGCTACACGCTCGGTCAATTGCCCGGAGTGCTTAAGGGACTCGTCTAG
- a CDS encoding ATP-binding protein, producing the protein MSIRYTPGIVLSLLSGMLWVNDASCTEAGQPFFRSYSFEEIGNLSPGAQLCSDANGMLWVSQQGTLLAFDNQSWIDMLSPSETQRNLSLIHAAPDATFYYGAAGNWGRLRMQEDGTLTTDSLRCERAPSWTLNNRIDHIAIIPEGIAFQGQRGLIFYDHESGQNHYFEIPRTQHIFTLNDTLYVSSDTRGTERLELESMQLLQVLNSSTSHSPVITSSTKLALGSVIAITRQGTLLRFDGEQFENWHSEIPMPENATEAVLLRLDEHQLSFAHPSAGLYILNEKGHILKHLEGEPFRNISDMEVNEPGVLWISSGEGIVRLIYNYPVSVFDHRAGLTLSWPQIIRHQNETLFASNGKLYRPLNDSPGSLTRYEQWNLDQPYGIWTLNSTPHGLLFGNWSGLYFCSTDENITPVLSSMQVSRIVPTDAESTTFLILGEKQMTLIRWTGEQWEELSERVPSVGYPSVVHRTFPDSIWVELGLNRVAHIRIEGERIHSDIIDLWDDANPQWIGIGNIGSQTVLSNGGGTLHFYDEQSRSFLEHSEYEATLRASPLPAQRVVQTADGTVWIGYANGVYRLKLEGDQVEYDTESLRLLRINHPIFNVIGDTVWIAGEKVAYRIDTQLPRLPRQPPFPHLIRVFDARNNQLIAHSMGDDFSKIRHIPYRSNSLTFHFFPGTYHTLRSPQFQYRLSSHESAWSKPGHDSSLTLPFLQPGHYKLEVRLLQDEFIISDVFTTEFTVLPPFYRTGLAYALYAATLFVFIALTVHWFNRSLQRRAQYFQKLVNRKTRELHRANNDLRQAMLRAEQASQAKSQFLANMSHEIRTPLNGSLGMCKLLEFTKLDSEQEDLLRVMRISNEALLAIINDILDFSKVEAGEIQLESEPFSLRSLMNDVVDLVIPSLQNRPIELTVSVQNEVCDHRTGDAIRIRQVLLNLISNAIKFTPSGYVRVEVTHSAETPGSLVFSVQDSGIGMSADTLQKLFKPFSQGDQSTSKRFGGTGLGLSISKMLTDQMGGTLTVQSQVGQGSEFRVNLPLPISELPAPHPSDHSRQNAPTSSMDSEADGIDPELAKSLKILLVEDNVVNQKVACLLLKRLQLNCDIASNGIEAIERFERDQHDLILMDIQMPEIDGYEASRRILSNCKPEEAPIILAITAGVMEEEKQKCMAAGMHGFIPKPIRFSTLRSELMHALEMLSASRNPR; encoded by the coding sequence ATGTCTATTCGCTACACCCCAGGCATTGTACTCAGCTTGCTGAGCGGAATGCTGTGGGTGAACGACGCATCCTGCACTGAAGCGGGTCAACCGTTCTTCCGAAGTTATTCGTTTGAAGAAATTGGGAACCTGTCCCCCGGAGCTCAGCTTTGCAGTGATGCGAACGGCATGCTCTGGGTCAGTCAGCAGGGAACCCTGCTCGCTTTTGACAATCAGAGCTGGATCGACATGCTCTCCCCGTCCGAAACCCAGCGCAACCTCAGCCTCATTCACGCTGCACCCGACGCTACCTTCTATTATGGAGCTGCTGGAAATTGGGGACGACTTCGCATGCAGGAAGACGGAACATTAACCACGGATAGCCTGCGTTGTGAGCGCGCTCCTTCCTGGACGTTGAACAACCGCATCGATCATATCGCCATCATTCCCGAGGGTATCGCTTTTCAAGGACAGCGCGGATTGATCTTCTACGATCACGAAAGCGGTCAAAACCATTACTTCGAGATCCCCCGAACCCAGCATATTTTCACCCTCAACGACACCCTTTACGTGTCGTCAGATACCCGGGGAACTGAACGCCTGGAACTGGAGTCCATGCAACTGCTGCAGGTCTTGAATTCCTCAACCTCGCATTCACCGGTCATCACCAGCAGCACGAAGCTTGCATTGGGTTCTGTCATTGCGATTACCCGTCAGGGGACTCTGCTTCGCTTCGATGGTGAACAGTTCGAAAACTGGCACAGTGAGATTCCGATGCCGGAGAATGCAACAGAAGCGGTCCTGCTGCGACTGGATGAACATCAACTCTCCTTCGCTCATCCGTCGGCAGGTCTGTACATTCTCAATGAGAAGGGCCATATCCTCAAGCACCTGGAGGGTGAACCCTTTCGAAACATATCGGACATGGAGGTGAATGAACCCGGAGTGCTCTGGATATCCTCAGGCGAAGGCATCGTGCGTTTGATCTACAACTACCCCGTGTCGGTCTTTGATCACCGCGCAGGACTTACCCTATCCTGGCCACAAATCATTCGTCACCAGAATGAAACCTTGTTTGCTTCAAACGGAAAACTCTACCGTCCCCTCAACGACAGCCCCGGATCCCTCACGCGATACGAGCAGTGGAACCTGGATCAACCCTACGGAATCTGGACCTTGAATAGCACACCACACGGCTTGTTGTTCGGCAACTGGAGTGGCCTCTATTTTTGCAGCACGGATGAAAACATTACTCCCGTGCTCTCTTCGATGCAGGTGAGTCGCATCGTACCGACCGATGCAGAATCGACGACCTTCCTGATTCTCGGTGAAAAGCAAATGACCTTGATTCGCTGGACGGGGGAACAGTGGGAGGAACTCTCTGAACGCGTTCCTTCTGTAGGTTATCCCTCCGTCGTGCATCGCACATTTCCAGATTCGATCTGGGTGGAATTGGGGCTGAATCGAGTTGCCCACATTCGAATCGAAGGGGAGCGCATTCACAGCGACATCATAGACTTGTGGGATGATGCAAACCCCCAATGGATCGGGATCGGCAATATCGGAAGCCAGACCGTACTGTCGAACGGGGGTGGCACCCTTCATTTCTACGATGAACAGAGCAGATCCTTTCTCGAGCACTCTGAATATGAAGCCACACTGCGAGCCTCACCACTACCGGCACAACGGGTTGTGCAAACAGCAGATGGCACTGTCTGGATCGGGTATGCGAACGGAGTCTACCGTTTGAAACTTGAAGGCGACCAAGTGGAGTATGACACGGAGTCCCTGCGCCTGTTGCGCATCAATCATCCCATTTTTAATGTCATTGGGGATACGGTCTGGATCGCTGGAGAGAAGGTCGCTTACCGCATCGACACGCAGCTTCCAAGACTCCCGAGACAACCCCCATTTCCCCACCTTATTCGAGTCTTTGATGCACGAAACAACCAGTTAATCGCCCACTCCATGGGTGATGATTTCTCAAAAATCCGTCACATTCCCTATCGCTCCAACAGCCTCACCTTTCATTTTTTCCCAGGAACTTACCATACCCTGCGCAGCCCCCAATTCCAATATCGTCTCAGCAGCCACGAATCCGCCTGGTCCAAACCGGGCCACGATTCCAGCCTCACTCTCCCCTTTCTGCAACCCGGACACTACAAGCTGGAAGTTCGCCTGCTTCAGGATGAATTCATCATCAGCGATGTCTTTACCACCGAGTTCACGGTTCTCCCTCCCTTTTACCGCACGGGTTTGGCCTACGCCCTTTATGCTGCTACGCTCTTCGTCTTTATTGCGCTGACAGTGCACTGGTTCAATCGCAGTCTACAGCGTCGGGCTCAGTATTTCCAAAAACTGGTGAATCGAAAGACCCGCGAACTCCATCGCGCAAACAATGATCTGCGCCAGGCCATGCTTCGCGCTGAACAGGCTTCGCAAGCCAAATCCCAGTTCCTTGCAAACATGTCCCACGAGATTCGCACCCCGCTGAACGGATCGCTGGGCATGTGCAAGTTATTGGAGTTTACGAAACTCGACTCTGAGCAGGAGGATTTGCTGCGGGTCATGCGAATCTCGAATGAGGCCCTTTTGGCGATCATTAATGATATTCTGGATTTCTCAAAGGTCGAAGCGGGTGAAATCCAGCTGGAATCTGAACCCTTCAGCCTCCGGTCCCTGATGAATGACGTCGTAGATCTCGTCATCCCGTCCCTGCAGAACCGCCCGATAGAACTCACGGTATCGGTTCAGAACGAAGTGTGCGACCATCGAACTGGTGACGCCATACGCATCCGACAGGTACTGCTCAATCTGATCAGCAATGCGATCAAATTCACCCCGAGCGGATACGTCCGGGTGGAGGTCACCCATTCTGCAGAAACTCCCGGAAGCCTTGTCTTCAGTGTTCAGGATTCCGGGATTGGCATGTCCGCTGATACCCTTCAAAAATTGTTCAAACCGTTTTCTCAAGGCGACCAATCCACTTCCAAGCGTTTTGGAGGAACCGGGTTGGGACTTAGCATTTCGAAAATGTTGACCGACCAAATGGGAGGAACACTCACGGTGCAGAGCCAAGTCGGACAGGGGAGTGAATTCCGGGTAAACCTCCCCCTTCCAATCAGTGAACTGCCCGCCCCCCATCCCAGCGATCATTCACGACAAAATGCTCCCACATCATCGATGGATTCTGAAGCCGATGGCATCGATCCCGAGCTGGCTAAGTCCCTCAAGATTCTGCTCGTCGAGGACAATGTGGTTAACCAGAAAGTCGCCTGCCTGCTACTGAAGCGGTTGCAGCTCAACTGCGATATCGCCTCCAATGGAATCGAAGCCATCGAACGCTTTGAGCGCGACCAACACGACCTGATCCTCATGGACATTCAAATGCCCGAAATTGATGGATACGAAGCCAGTCGCCGGATCCTCTCGAACTGCAAACCCGAAGAAGCCCCTATCATTCTGGCCATCACGGCGGGAGTGATGGAAGAAGAAAAACAGAAATGCATGGCAGCCGGAATGCACGGGTTCATTCCCAAGCCTATCCGATTCTCCACCCTTCGCTCCGAATTGATGCATGCCCTCGAAATGCTCTCCGCTTCCCGAAATCCACGTTGA
- a CDS encoding DUF2490 domain-containing protein encodes MNIAKRLAAITFTLVLLPSSALHAVDAWWITLNAPNYTLSEHVKTRSHAEFRFPEAEFLGYYRFSQKFNTRLGKKWTLGTHPTIEGSRSRSQSDYNETYRIDLELNPNPIQFGEGGPTLALRNRWEVQWKEGRGSEVFNRVRQYTTLTWPVNHDLIKFYRIGNEVFYDADRSVISMNRLYPVMLGLPISDAFSCSVYYMYQRSRVGTSHSWRTTHVIGTSLSF; translated from the coding sequence ATGAATATCGCAAAACGCCTTGCGGCGATCACCTTTACACTGGTGTTGCTGCCCTCGTCGGCACTGCACGCTGTGGATGCCTGGTGGATTACATTGAATGCTCCCAACTATACCCTGAGTGAGCATGTGAAAACCCGAAGCCATGCGGAGTTTCGATTCCCGGAAGCCGAGTTTTTGGGGTATTATCGCTTCAGCCAGAAGTTCAACACACGTCTTGGTAAAAAATGGACGCTGGGCACCCATCCGACCATCGAGGGGAGCCGCTCCCGCTCACAATCTGATTACAATGAAACGTATCGAATTGACCTGGAGTTGAATCCGAACCCCATCCAGTTCGGGGAGGGCGGACCCACGCTGGCACTGCGCAACCGTTGGGAAGTGCAGTGGAAGGAAGGGCGCGGCAGCGAGGTGTTTAATCGTGTGCGCCAATATACCACCCTGACCTGGCCCGTGAATCATGACCTCATCAAATTCTATCGTATCGGAAACGAAGTGTTTTATGACGCCGACCGCTCTGTGATTTCCATGAACCGCCTCTATCCGGTCATGCTCGGATTACCGATCTCCGATGCATTTTCCTGCTCGGTGTATTACATGTATCAGCGCAGCCGTGTGGGCACAAGCCACAGCTGGCGCACCACCCACGTGATTGGAACCAGCCTGAGTTTCTGA
- the ppk1 gene encoding polyphosphate kinase 1 yields MKPVKTDHQQGIRTVSYTGVHKPSSRIPFFNRELSWLSFNRRVLEQALNPKYPLLERVRYLGFVSSNLDEFFEIRVAGLMQQVESGSNIEPGPDGLSPAEQLKRIREVTLQLVKDQYKCWHDVLVPELAREHIYIKLFSQLSDREETWAREYFETEIFPVLTPLAIDPAHPFPQLLNKSLNILVELENPEEESNPHMAIVPVPRILPRIVQIGETSEPGISYLLISSFVKNYASKLFPGLKVLSTQAFRITRNSDLYIDEEEVDNLLNTIEEELHKLKRGHAVRLEIERTVPKHQLKKLLRTHDLSAESVYLVEGPINLMRITAICDMVDAKELKFKSFTPYTPPSLTSAAISFDTLRKEDYLLHHPFDSFQPFVDFLHMASKDPKVFAIKQTLYRTSGDSPIIDALMKASMNGKQVTALIEIKARFDEENNIQWAKRLEEAGVHVVYGLVGLKTHCKCCLVVRRDLDGMRRYVHLGTGNYNPKTARLYTDLSYMTANPAITTDVATLFNTLTGFSRAPEFRKLLVAPFNLQPMLCKYIQQEAANAEAGLPARIVVKANSLIDREVIGNLYAASQAGVKIELIIRGICGIVPGLKGLSENIRVRSILGRFLEHHRIFYFENGDQDPILLMGSADWMPRNFYRRIETVVQIENPKIRDRIKHILEVYLKDNANSKLLRSNGAYTTFPIPEEQRTFSAQDSFMDEATEKRNYFESSELPPLKTQH; encoded by the coding sequence ATGAAACCTGTAAAGACCGATCACCAGCAAGGCATCCGCACTGTCTCCTACACAGGCGTGCACAAACCCTCGAGCCGCATCCCCTTCTTCAACCGCGAGCTGAGTTGGCTATCCTTCAATCGTCGCGTTCTTGAGCAGGCACTCAATCCCAAGTACCCTCTGCTGGAACGGGTTCGCTACCTCGGATTTGTCAGTTCCAATCTCGATGAATTTTTTGAAATCCGGGTTGCAGGTCTCATGCAGCAGGTGGAGTCTGGCTCGAACATCGAACCCGGTCCCGATGGACTGAGTCCCGCTGAGCAGCTCAAGCGCATCCGCGAGGTAACCCTGCAGCTCGTCAAGGACCAGTACAAATGCTGGCATGATGTGCTCGTCCCCGAACTCGCGCGTGAGCACATCTACATCAAACTGTTCAGCCAGCTCAGCGACCGTGAGGAAACCTGGGCTCGCGAATACTTTGAAACTGAAATTTTCCCGGTGCTCACCCCACTGGCAATCGATCCGGCCCACCCTTTTCCCCAACTGCTGAACAAGTCCCTCAATATCCTGGTGGAACTCGAAAATCCGGAAGAAGAGAGCAATCCACACATGGCGATTGTCCCGGTTCCGCGCATCCTTCCACGCATTGTGCAGATCGGCGAAACCTCCGAACCGGGCATTTCCTACCTGCTGATCAGCTCGTTTGTGAAAAACTACGCGAGCAAGCTCTTTCCCGGACTCAAGGTACTGTCAACCCAGGCCTTCCGGATCACGCGCAACTCGGACCTCTACATTGACGAAGAAGAGGTCGACAACCTGCTCAACACCATCGAAGAAGAGTTGCACAAACTCAAACGCGGCCATGCAGTGCGCCTGGAAATCGAGCGAACCGTCCCCAAACATCAACTCAAAAAACTGCTGCGCACCCACGACCTCAGCGCGGAGAGTGTTTACCTGGTGGAAGGTCCCATCAACCTGATGCGCATCACCGCGATCTGTGACATGGTGGACGCTAAGGAGCTGAAGTTCAAAAGCTTCACGCCCTACACACCTCCATCCCTCACGAGTGCGGCTATCTCGTTTGATACCCTGCGCAAGGAAGACTACCTGCTGCACCACCCTTTCGACAGTTTTCAGCCTTTTGTCGATTTCCTTCACATGGCTTCCAAAGACCCCAAGGTGTTTGCCATCAAGCAAACACTCTACCGCACCAGTGGGGATTCTCCCATCATCGACGCGCTGATGAAAGCATCGATGAACGGCAAACAGGTAACCGCCCTCATCGAAATCAAAGCTCGTTTCGACGAGGAAAACAACATCCAGTGGGCAAAGCGCCTCGAAGAGGCGGGTGTGCATGTGGTCTACGGACTCGTGGGTCTGAAGACCCACTGCAAATGCTGCCTGGTTGTCCGGAGAGACCTTGATGGCATGCGCCGCTATGTGCATTTGGGCACTGGCAACTACAATCCCAAAACAGCACGGCTCTACACTGACCTTTCCTACATGACGGCCAACCCCGCGATCACGACCGATGTCGCTACACTGTTCAACACGCTAACGGGCTTTTCGCGTGCACCGGAGTTCCGAAAGCTCCTGGTCGCTCCGTTCAACCTGCAGCCCATGCTCTGCAAGTACATCCAGCAAGAAGCTGCCAACGCCGAAGCAGGTCTTCCTGCACGCATTGTCGTCAAGGCCAACAGCCTGATCGACCGGGAGGTGATCGGAAATCTCTACGCCGCTTCTCAGGCAGGAGTGAAGATCGAGCTGATCATTCGTGGCATCTGCGGCATCGTACCCGGACTGAAGGGGTTGAGTGAAAATATCCGAGTGCGCAGCATTCTGGGGCGTTTCCTCGAACATCACCGTATCTTCTACTTTGAAAATGGAGACCAGGACCCCATCTTGCTCATGGGCAGTGCGGACTGGATGCCACGCAATTTCTACCGTCGCATTGAAACCGTCGTTCAGATCGAAAACCCCAAAATCCGGGACCGTATCAAGCACATCCTTGAGGTGTATCTGAAGGACAATGCAAACTCCAAGTTGCTTCGCTCCAATGGCGCCTACACCACCTTTCCCATCCCCGAGGAACAGCGCACCTTCAGTGCACAGGACAGTTTCATGGATGAAGCAACGGAAAAGCGGAATTACTTTGAGTCCAGTGAACTGCCACCGCTGAAAACCCAGCACTGA